A genomic region of Streptomyces sp. NBC_00237 contains the following coding sequences:
- a CDS encoding threonine/serine exporter ThrE family protein, translated as MTSEFQLPQGLKAAPQVEEDQPTSEFQLPQGLTPEAPPVPEGSAFDVPRTAAQKRNGSGFDAPKTYSARHSPPAFTPAHGIPMIKLTKEAPWQDRMRTLLRMPVGDRPVPDSVQRHGEDEDSGPAVPRVLDLTLRIGELLLAGGEGAEDVEAAMFAVCRAYGLDRCEPNVTFTLLSISYQPSLIDDPVTASRTVRRRGTDYTRLAGVYRLIADITAEDTDVTLEEAYRRLAEIRRNRHPYPGWALTAASGLLAGSASVLVGGGVLVFIAAALGAILGDRLAWLCAGRGLPEFYQFVAAAMPPAAMGVALAFVPENVVSGILPSAVITGGLFALLPGRALVAGVQDGLTGYYITASARLLEVMYFFIAIVLGVLIVLYAGAGLNPNLHPDATMHVQPRPVVQILASIVLCFAFAILLQQERNTVIMVALNGGVAWVVFGAMNTTGKISAVAATAVAAGLVGLFGQLFSRYQYASALPYVTAAIGPLLPGSATYYGLLGIAQNEVNTGLASLSKAAAIALAIAIGVNLGGEISRLFLRMPGAGREGGTRRAAKRTRGF; from the coding sequence GTGACCTCGGAGTTCCAGCTCCCACAGGGCCTGAAGGCCGCTCCGCAGGTCGAGGAGGACCAGCCGACCTCGGAGTTCCAGCTCCCGCAGGGGCTGACGCCCGAAGCACCGCCCGTGCCGGAAGGTTCCGCCTTCGACGTCCCGAGGACGGCGGCGCAGAAACGTAACGGCAGCGGATTCGACGCCCCCAAGACCTACAGCGCCCGCCATTCTCCGCCCGCGTTCACGCCCGCGCACGGCATACCCATGATCAAGCTGACCAAGGAGGCCCCTTGGCAGGACCGGATGCGCACGCTGCTGCGCATGCCGGTCGGCGACCGCCCCGTGCCGGACAGCGTGCAGCGGCACGGCGAGGACGAGGATTCCGGGCCCGCCGTCCCCCGTGTGCTCGACCTGACCCTCCGCATCGGCGAGCTGCTGCTCGCGGGCGGCGAGGGCGCCGAGGACGTCGAGGCGGCCATGTTCGCGGTGTGCCGGGCCTACGGGCTCGACCGCTGCGAGCCGAACGTCACCTTCACCCTCCTCTCCATCTCGTACCAGCCCTCCCTGATCGACGACCCGGTCACGGCGAGCCGCACGGTCCGCCGTCGCGGCACCGACTACACCCGGCTGGCGGGCGTCTACCGGCTGATCGCGGACATCACCGCCGAGGACACCGACGTCACGCTGGAGGAGGCGTACCGCCGCCTCGCGGAGATCCGGCGAAACCGCCACCCGTACCCGGGCTGGGCGCTGACCGCCGCGAGCGGGCTGCTCGCGGGGTCCGCTTCCGTCCTCGTCGGCGGCGGGGTGCTCGTCTTCATCGCGGCGGCGCTCGGGGCGATCCTGGGCGACCGGCTGGCGTGGCTGTGCGCGGGGCGCGGGCTGCCGGAGTTCTACCAGTTCGTGGCGGCGGCGATGCCTCCGGCCGCGATGGGGGTGGCCCTGGCCTTCGTCCCCGAGAACGTGGTGAGCGGAATCCTGCCGTCCGCCGTGATCACCGGTGGGCTCTTCGCCCTGCTCCCCGGGCGGGCACTCGTCGCGGGCGTGCAGGACGGCCTGACCGGCTACTACATCACCGCGTCGGCGCGTCTGCTCGAAGTCATGTACTTCTTCATCGCGATCGTGCTGGGCGTGCTGATCGTGCTGTACGCGGGGGCGGGCCTGAACCCCAACCTCCACCCGGACGCGACGATGCACGTCCAGCCACGGCCGGTGGTCCAGATCCTGGCCTCGATCGTCCTGTGCTTCGCCTTCGCGATCCTGCTCCAGCAGGAGCGGAACACGGTGATCATGGTGGCTCTGAACGGCGGGGTCGCGTGGGTCGTCTTCGGCGCGATGAACACGACGGGCAAGATCTCCGCGGTCGCGGCGACGGCGGTGGCCGCGGGCCTCGTCGGCCTCTTCGGACAGCTCTTCTCGCGCTACCAGTACGCGTCGGCGCTGCCGTACGTGACGGCGGCGATCGGGCCGCTGCTGCCGGGTTCCGCGACGTACTACGGACTGCTGGGCATCGCCCAGAACGAGGTCAACACGGGGCTCGCCTCCCTGTCCAAGGCGGCTGCCATCGCGCTGGCGATCGCGATCGGGGTGAATCTGGGCGGGGAGATCTCCCGGCTGTTCCTGCGGATGCCCGGGGCTGGGCGGGAGGGGGGGACGCGGCGGGCGGCGAAGCGGACGAGGGGCTTCTAG